One Streptococcus sp. DTU_2020_1001019_1_SI_AUS_MUR_006 DNA window includes the following coding sequences:
- a CDS encoding exonuclease domain-containing protein, producing the protein MSYSYVALDVETANDFRGSVCSIGLVKFKDGNIVDTFYTLINPEEEFDDFNIFIHGITPEDVVDSPTFPEVRKSIVDFIGSDIVVAHFAQFDMGALKDVYQKYELEFDNIEYICSYRLAKVALPGQLNYKLKRLAKNLKIELDHHNALSDARASGLILEYLLSTNSFSDLNAFLKEFRYNKTGLLGQYGFKRKKSYQYKENLIYQPTEEEKAAMNPDHYFYGLYFCFTGKLERMTRKEANKAAALVGGIPEKGVTKNTNILVVGEQDWRVVGTDGLSSKMKKAQTLLEKGQDIEIMTENDFIRLLEE; encoded by the coding sequence ATGTCTTACTCATATGTTGCTTTAGATGTTGAAACTGCGAATGATTTTCGCGGTAGCGTTTGTTCTATCGGATTAGTAAAATTTAAAGATGGAAATATTGTTGATACATTTTACACTTTAATCAATCCAGAAGAAGAATTTGATGATTTCAATATTTTCATCCATGGCATTACTCCTGAAGATGTTGTTGATTCACCTACATTTCCAGAAGTAAGGAAGTCCATTGTTGATTTTATTGGTTCTGATATAGTTGTAGCCCACTTTGCACAGTTCGATATGGGAGCTCTTAAGGATGTATACCAAAAATACGAACTGGAGTTTGATAACATAGAATATATTTGTTCATATCGATTAGCCAAGGTTGCTCTCCCTGGACAATTGAATTACAAATTAAAAAGACTGGCTAAAAATTTGAAGATTGAGCTAGACCACCACAACGCTTTATCAGATGCGCGAGCAAGCGGATTGATTTTAGAATATCTACTATCTACTAATTCATTTTCCGATCTCAACGCTTTTTTAAAAGAATTTAGATACAATAAAACTGGCTTACTTGGTCAGTATGGATTTAAAAGGAAAAAAAGTTATCAATACAAGGAAAATCTTATCTATCAGCCAACAGAAGAAGAAAAAGCAGCAATGAATCCAGACCATTACTTTTACGGTTTGTACTTTTGCTTTACTGGAAAACTCGAGCGAATGACTAGAAAAGAAGCTAACAAAGCTGCTGCGTTAGTTGGTGGCATTCCTGAAAAAGGAGTGACCAAAAATACTAATATCTTAGTTGTAGGGGAGCAAGATTGGAGAGTTGTCGGCACAGATGGGTTAAGTAGTAAAATGAAAAAAGCACAAACCTTGTTAGAAAAAGGTCAAGATATTGAAATCATGACAGAAAATGATTTTATAAGATTGCTTGAGGAATAA
- a CDS encoding HAD-IA family hydrolase encodes MNKIGFIWDLDGTLLDSYEAILAGIEETFAQFDIPYDKAEVRAFILKTSVQDLLEKVGEERGLDADMLNQVRAQSLAEKNAQVVLMPGAHEILAWADQQGIEQFVYTHKGDNAFTILENLGLTHYFTEILTNQSGFSRKPSPEAAIYLLDKYELDPQQTYYIGDRTLDIEFAQNSGIQSINFLASPIPCNQQIEHLEDISSLSF; translated from the coding sequence ATGAACAAAATTGGATTTATTTGGGATTTAGATGGAACTTTATTGGACTCTTATGAGGCTATTTTAGCAGGAATCGAAGAGACCTTTGCTCAGTTTGACATTCCTTATGATAAGGCTGAGGTTCGTGCCTTTATTCTAAAAACTTCCGTTCAAGATCTGTTGGAAAAGGTGGGAGAAGAAAGAGGCTTGGATGCTGATATGCTCAATCAGGTTCGTGCTCAGAGTTTGGCTGAGAAGAATGCTCAAGTTGTTCTGATGCCGGGGGCGCATGAAATCTTAGCTTGGGCAGACCAGCAAGGAATTGAGCAGTTTGTTTATACCCATAAAGGGGACAATGCTTTTACAATTTTGGAGAATTTGGGTTTGACCCACTATTTCACAGAGATTTTAACCAATCAAAGTGGCTTTTCTCGGAAGCCTAGTCCAGAAGCTGCGATTTATCTTCTAGATAAGTATGAACTAGATCCACAGCAAACTTATTATATAGGGGATCGGACTTTGGATATAGAATTTGCTCAAAATAGTGGGATTCAGAGTATCAATTTCCTTGCCTCACCTATACCTTGTAATCAACAGATAGAGCATTTAGAAGACATTAGTTCGCTTTCCTTCTAG
- a CDS encoding ORF6C domain-containing protein — translation MNEIFNFHGQEVRTLTIDDEPWFVGKDVADILGYSKARNAIALHVDEEDALKQGIPTSGGTQDMLIINESGLYSLILSSKLPQAKEFKRWVTSEVLPAIRKQGGFIREDLDEDAFIALFTGQKKLREQQASMIEDIDYLKSEQPIHPSYAQSLLKKRKARVVACLGGIDSPAYADKIFAQSVFRQAEIDFKDHFNISRYDLLPKKYADAALAYWMTWEPSTNTKMKIMELNAFSQA, via the coding sequence ATGAACGAAATATTTAATTTTCACGGACAGGAAGTCCGTACTTTGACAATCGATGACGAGCCGTGGTTCGTTGGGAAAGATGTTGCAGACATCCTAGGATATAGCAAGGCTAGAAATGCAATTGCTCTTCACGTTGATGAAGAGGACGCCCTAAAACAGGGCATCCCTACTAGTGGTGGAACACAGGATATGTTGATCATCAACGAATCTGGTCTTTACTCTCTTATCTTATCCAGCAAGTTGCCCCAGGCTAAAGAGTTCAAGCGCTGGGTAACATCAGAGGTATTGCCAGCTATTCGCAAGCAGGGCGGATTTATCCGCGAGGACTTGGATGAGGATGCCTTTATTGCTTTATTTACTGGGCAAAAGAAATTGCGTGAGCAACAGGCTAGCATGATTGAAGACATCGACTATCTCAAGAGTGAGCAACCGATTCATCCGAGCTATGCTCAGTCGCTCCTGAAGAAGCGTAAGGCTAGGGTTGTGGCATGCCTGGGTGGTATTGATAGCCCAGCTTATGCTGATAAGATTTTTGCTCAGTCAGTCTTTAGACAAGCTGAGATTGATTTTAAGGATCATTTCAATATTAGTCGCTATGACTTGCTACCCAAGAAGTATGCGGATGCAGCTCTAGCTTACTGGATGACGTGGGAGCCAAGCACTAATACCAAGATGAAGATTATGGAACTGAACGCTTTTAGTCAAGCGTAG
- a CDS encoding XRE family transcriptional regulator — MARGRGKLTPQDKEDMKVFSANLNSILSDRNCKQAELSRATGIPPSTLTGYVKGTSLPIPGNVQKIADFFGVPKSTLDPRFVTANPVVYSIVGESNTPNYSTSSIQTIYDELKPPRQAKVLTYAERQRDEQRKEETKKNEVSEVIQLYSYDYYDHPASAGTGQYLNDVRVERIELPVDIDADFVIPIKGDSMEPDYHDGDLVFIQTSVDLNDGVIGVFNYNGDAYIKQLVIDKEQAYLHSLNPAYKDMPITPETDFRIIGEVVDLYREG, encoded by the coding sequence ATGGCAAGAGGACGAGGGAAATTAACTCCTCAAGATAAAGAGGATATGAAAGTCTTTTCTGCAAATCTTAACTCTATTTTATCTGATAGAAATTGTAAACAAGCTGAGCTGTCTCGAGCAACAGGGATACCGCCTAGCACATTGACAGGATATGTAAAAGGAACTTCTTTGCCAATCCCTGGCAATGTTCAAAAAATTGCTGATTTTTTTGGAGTCCCAAAATCTACTCTAGATCCGAGATTTGTCACTGCTAACCCTGTGGTTTACTCTATCGTGGGAGAATCGAATACACCTAACTATTCCACTTCCTCCATCCAAACCATCTACGATGAACTAAAACCTCCAAGACAAGCCAAAGTCTTGACCTATGCAGAGAGGCAACGGGACGAGCAGAGGAAAGAAGAAACGAAGAAAAACGAAGTATCGGAAGTCATCCAACTTTATAGTTACGACTACTACGACCACCCAGCTTCTGCAGGTACAGGCCAGTATTTGAACGACGTACGAGTTGAACGGATTGAGTTGCCAGTAGATATCGATGCCGACTTTGTCATTCCAATCAAAGGGGACTCCATGGAGCCAGACTATCACGATGGTGATCTGGTATTTATCCAGACCAGTGTGGACTTAAATGACGGAGTTATCGGAGTGTTCAACTACAACGGCGATGCTTATATCAAGCAGCTTGTCATTGACAAAGAACAGGCATACCTACATAGCCTAAACCCAGCGTACAAAGATATGCCAATCACACCAGAGACCGACTTCCGAATTATCGGTGAAGTCGTGGATTTGTATAGAGAGGGATAA
- a CDS encoding MarR family winged helix-turn-helix transcriptional regulator, producing MHELLYQLHLTDQTITQLFEKQLGISLTRYQILQFLLQNSPCNQIAVQEKLQIDQAALTRHFKILESEGYVSRNRNPINQREVLVELTQEAKNQLLVNPPKHHLRVKEQMENILSSTEQQDLTALLTKLVSGLEKIEF from the coding sequence ATGCATGAATTACTGTACCAGCTCCATTTAACAGATCAGACCATCACTCAACTTTTTGAGAAACAATTGGGAATTAGTTTGACCCGCTATCAAATCCTGCAGTTTTTACTACAAAACTCACCCTGTAACCAGATTGCCGTTCAGGAGAAGTTACAGATTGACCAGGCAGCCTTGACTCGTCATTTTAAGATACTGGAGTCAGAAGGCTATGTCAGTCGCAATCGGAATCCAATCAATCAACGAGAAGTCTTAGTTGAATTAACCCAAGAAGCCAAGAATCAACTCTTGGTCAATCCGCCTAAACATCACTTGCGAGTGAAGGAGCAGATGGAGAACATCTTATCCTCTACTGAGCAGCAAGACCTGACAGCTTTGTTGACAAAACTAGTATCAGGATTAGAAAAAATAGAATTTTAA
- a CDS encoding LysM peptidoglycan-binding domain-containing protein yields the protein MKKRIILASTVALSLAPVLATQAEELVWTARSVEQIQNDVTKSENKTSYTIQYGDTLSTIAEALGVDVNVLANLNKISNIDLIFPETVLTTTVNEKEEVTEVEIQTPDVVQGGEGTTATADLTTNQVTVDDQTVQVEDLTQPVAETTVAEPVAEAAVTEVVAPIEESVVETTTEVATPAEESAAETTTGAVAEVSAPVEELVAETLVVKETTTTEALVTETVAETQSTPSTYQAEASKGSSATYAAPAAPDYASIAASKSENAGLQPQTVAFKEEIANLFGITSFSGYRPGDSGDHGKGLAIDFMVPVSSALGDQIADYAIQNMASRGISYIIWKQRFYAPYDSKYGPAYTWNPMPDRGSVTENHYDHVHVSMN from the coding sequence ATGAAGAAAAGAATTATTTTAGCATCAACAGTAGCCTTGTCCCTTGCCCCTGTATTGGCAACTCAAGCAGAAGAACTAGTATGGACAGCGCGTAGTGTTGAGCAAATTCAAAATGATGTTACCAAGAGTGAGAATAAAACAAGCTATACGATTCAGTATGGTGATACCTTAAGTACCATTGCCGAAGCTTTGGGAGTGGATGTGAACGTTCTTGCTAACTTGAACAAGATCAGCAATATTGATTTGATCTTCCCTGAGACAGTCCTTACAACAACTGTAAATGAAAAAGAAGAAGTGACAGAAGTTGAAATCCAAACCCCTGACGTAGTTCAAGGTGGTGAAGGAACAACTGCAACAGCAGATTTGACAACCAACCAAGTCACTGTAGATGACCAAACTGTACAGGTTGAAGATTTAACTCAACCAGTTGCAGAAACAACTGTAGCTGAGCCAGTCGCAGAAGCAGCTGTTACAGAAGTTGTAGCACCGATAGAAGAGTCAGTAGTAGAAACCACTACTGAAGTTGCAACACCAGCAGAAGAATCTGCAGCAGAAACAACAACAGGAGCTGTTGCAGAAGTTTCAGCACCAGTAGAAGAGCTGGTAGCAGAAACACTTGTAGTGAAAGAAACGACTACAACAGAAGCACTAGTTACAGAAACTGTAGCAGAGACTCAATCAACACCATCAACTTACCAAGCTGAAGCAAGTAAAGGTTCATCAGCGACTTATGCAGCACCAGCAGCACCTGATTATGCAAGTATTGCAGCTTCAAAATCAGAAAATGCAGGTCTTCAGCCACAAACGGTTGCCTTTAAAGAAGAAATAGCAAACTTGTTCGGAATCACATCATTTAGTGGTTACCGTCCAGGAGATAGTGGAGACCACGGAAAAGGACTTGCCATTGACTTTATGGTTCCAGTAAGCTCTGCTCTTGGAGACCAAATTGCAGATTATGCTATCCAAAATATGGCTAGCCGAGGCATCAGCTACATCATCTGGAAACAACGTTTTTATGCACCATACGATAGCAAATACGGACCAGCCTACACTTGGAATCCAATGCCAGACCGTGGTAGCGTTACAGAAAATCACTATGACCACGTTCACGTTTCTATGAACTAA
- a CDS encoding site-specific integrase, translating into MIKKYITKKGETRYLFQTYLGIDPATGKEKRTTRRGFKTIKEAKAAERDLLLDVEENGFSNNEDFQNPTFAEVAELWLDSFKSTVKPTTYQNVKKKLNVMIDSYFTDMKIKQISVAYCQKVAIKLSNRYVLYSNYYSVISRIFKYATSLDIIKSNPLDKIIKPKNKPLKGKENYYTKQELTEFLKVSKANFKPVDYTFFHLLAFSGLRTGEAIGLMWSDVDFENKRLSISRTAVVIGKKQTVQDPKTKRSKRVITLNDETLNVLKLWKRQQIKEYFQAGVPYKHDSNYIFTNDIGGWLLAATMKVKLSRFFCKHKDLKKISPHGFRHTHASLLFEAGVAAKIISDRLGHNNVQITLDMYTHINDNQRVEVVDQLMDFIHSS; encoded by the coding sequence ATGATAAAAAAATACATTACAAAAAAAGGAGAGACTAGATACCTCTTTCAAACATACCTGGGCATAGATCCAGCTACTGGAAAAGAAAAACGTACAACACGCCGTGGTTTTAAAACCATTAAAGAGGCTAAGGCTGCCGAACGTGACCTTCTCTTAGATGTTGAAGAAAATGGTTTTTCAAACAATGAGGATTTCCAGAACCCTACTTTCGCTGAAGTCGCTGAGTTATGGCTTGATAGCTTTAAAAGTACTGTAAAACCAACAACATATCAGAACGTTAAGAAAAAACTTAATGTTATGATTGACTCATATTTTACAGATATGAAGATTAAGCAGATAAGTGTGGCTTATTGTCAGAAGGTTGCTATAAAGTTAAGCAATCGCTATGTCCTCTATTCCAATTACTACTCTGTTATTAGCCGTATTTTCAAGTATGCCACTTCTCTTGACATCATTAAGTCAAATCCCTTAGACAAGATTATCAAGCCTAAAAATAAACCCTTAAAGGGCAAAGAAAACTACTATACAAAGCAGGAACTGACCGAATTCCTTAAAGTTTCCAAAGCAAATTTTAAACCTGTAGACTACACTTTTTTCCACTTACTCGCTTTTTCTGGCTTGAGAACTGGAGAAGCTATCGGTCTCATGTGGTCAGATGTTGACTTTGAAAATAAACGGTTAAGCATTTCTCGCACGGCTGTCGTGATTGGCAAAAAACAAACTGTTCAGGACCCTAAAACCAAAAGAAGCAAGAGAGTTATCACCTTGAATGATGAAACCCTGAATGTACTGAAGCTCTGGAAACGTCAGCAGATAAAAGAATATTTTCAGGCTGGTGTGCCTTACAAACATGATTCGAATTATATCTTTACGAATGACATAGGGGGATGGCTTCTAGCTGCAACTATGAAAGTGAAGCTTAGCAGATTCTTTTGTAAACACAAAGATCTTAAAAAAATTTCGCCTCACGGTTTTAGGCATACACACGCTTCTCTCCTTTTTGAAGCTGGTGTTGCAGCAAAAATCATTTCAGATAGACTCGGTCACAATAATGTTCAAATCACCCTTGATATGTATACCCACATCAATGATAATCAACGTGTTGAAGTCGTTGACCAGCTCATGGATTTCATCCACTCCAGCTAA
- a CDS encoding helix-turn-helix transcriptional regulator, protein MPKMTLRAIRTNYNLSAKEVADKLNIHQQTLLKYEHDSSKIPMDLLEKLARLYNVEKDFIFLGNKYELNHSLGEV, encoded by the coding sequence GTGCCGAAAATGACTTTGAGAGCAATAAGAACAAATTATAACTTATCTGCAAAAGAAGTTGCCGATAAACTTAATATCCATCAACAAACACTGTTGAAGTATGAGCATGATAGTTCAAAAATTCCAATGGATCTTTTAGAAAAACTTGCTCGACTATACAATGTTGAAAAGGATTTTATTTTTTTAGGCAATAAATACGAATTAAATCATAGTTTAGGAGAAGTATGA
- a CDS encoding DUF975 family protein: MKYPKIDLKEVRQQAKQFQAEHPRLLLVFLLPSIFLILSSFISPLSLLDEGILEQSFFTFLMSLIQSSLFPLAVGFTSSIILAGALFTTINLYRISEIELSFKDSLSLLDNRFFTQTFLTLLLKRFYLFLWSIPNLFGVYLLFYSSAMARKFVELHPEFPAVDVTNSDIEHFLLTFALYFFGSVFLMILGTIAYLPQYYAYSQVELLLCDTLAIGIAKPSRVLKTSRFLMKGYKFQRFVLDLQLLPWYLLIWISFGIASIPTFPYIYSSQFFFYQRLLEIKRRKV; the protein is encoded by the coding sequence ATGAAATACCCAAAAATTGATTTAAAAGAAGTTCGTCAACAAGCTAAACAGTTTCAAGCTGAACATCCACGTTTATTGCTTGTCTTTTTATTACCAAGCATTTTCCTGATTCTATCCAGCTTCATAAGTCCGTTATCCCTACTTGATGAGGGGATTCTTGAGCAATCCTTCTTTACTTTTTTGATGAGCTTGATCCAGTCCTCACTCTTTCCTCTAGCAGTTGGATTCACAAGTTCTATTATCCTAGCTGGTGCTCTTTTTACAACCATTAATCTTTACAGAATTTCCGAGATAGAGCTTTCTTTTAAAGATAGTCTGTCCTTACTTGACAATCGCTTCTTCACCCAGACCTTTCTGACTCTCTTGCTCAAGCGTTTCTATCTCTTTTTGTGGAGCATCCCTAATCTTTTTGGAGTCTACTTGCTCTTTTATAGCAGTGCCATGGCTCGTAAATTTGTAGAACTTCATCCCGAATTTCCAGCTGTCGACGTCACCAATTCAGATATCGAACACTTCCTACTTACTTTTGCACTCTACTTCTTTGGTAGCGTCTTTCTGATGATTTTGGGAACCATTGCCTATCTGCCGCAATACTACGCTTATTCCCAAGTAGAGCTGCTCCTATGTGATACCCTTGCAATTGGAATTGCCAAGCCAAGCCGCGTACTCAAAACCAGTCGCTTCCTTATGAAAGGCTATAAGTTCCAACGCTTCGTTCTTGATTTACAGCTACTTCCTTGGTATCTCCTTATCTGGATCAGCTTCGGAATTGCGAGCATCCCTACTTTCCCTTATATCTATAGTAGTCAATTCTTCTTTTATCAAAGATTACTCGAAATCAAGCGGAGAAAAGTTTAA
- a CDS encoding DUF1304 domain-containing protein: MSIITTILATIVALEHFYIFYLESMATQSDATSRVFNMEMEELTRPSVTSLFKNQGIYNALIGVFIIYGIYFSHSLEIVTIFVLFVIGAATYGALTADKKIIFKQGGPAILALLSILFLK; the protein is encoded by the coding sequence ATGTCAATCATTACTACTATTTTAGCAACTATTGTTGCCCTCGAACATTTTTATATCTTTTATTTGGAGAGTATGGCAACCCAATCAGACGCCACCAGTCGAGTCTTTAATATGGAAATGGAAGAGTTGACTCGACCATCTGTCACCTCACTGTTTAAAAATCAAGGAATTTATAATGCCTTGATTGGGGTATTTATTATTTACGGAATTTATTTCTCACATAGCTTAGAAATCGTAACAATCTTTGTTTTATTTGTCATAGGAGCAGCGACTTATGGTGCCTTAACAGCAGATAAAAAAATCATTTTCAAGCAAGGTGGACCGGCAATCTTAGCACTCTTGAGTATCCTTTTCTTGAAATAA
- a CDS encoding MATE family efflux transporter encodes MFKKNKDILNIALPAMGENFLQMLMGMVDSYLVAHLGLIAISGVSVAGNIITIYQAIFIALGAAISSVISKSLGQKDQSRLAYHVTEALKITLLLSLVLGGLSIFAGQEMIGLLGTEAAVAESGGLYLALVGGTIVLLGLMTSLGALIRATHNPRLPLYVSLLSNALNIVFSSIAIFILDMGIAGVAWGTILSRLIGVVILWSQLKLPYTRPSFGLDKDLLTLALPAAGERLMMRAGDVVIIALVVSFGTEAVAGNAIGEVLTQFNYMPAFGVATATVMQIARAVGENDWARVDKLSKQTFWLSLFLMLPLTLAIYALGTPLSHLYTSDPVAIKASVLVTLFSLLGTPMTTGTVIYTAVWQGLGNARLPFYATSIGMWCIRIGTGYLMGIVLGWGLPGIWAGTLLDNGFRWFFLRYRYKQYISLKG; translated from the coding sequence TTGTTTAAGAAAAATAAAGACATTCTCAACATAGCTTTACCTGCCATGGGTGAAAATTTCTTGCAGATGCTCATGGGAATGGTGGACAGCTATCTGGTAGCCCATCTAGGTTTGATAGCCATTTCGGGTGTGTCTGTAGCGGGTAATATTATCACCATTTATCAGGCTATTTTTATTGCTCTAGGAGCTGCGATTTCCAGTGTTATTTCCAAAAGTTTGGGGCAGAAGGACCAGTCTAGACTAGCCTACCATGTGACAGAAGCGCTCAAGATAACCCTGCTACTGAGTTTAGTTTTAGGGGGCTTGTCCATCTTTGCCGGTCAAGAGATGATTGGTCTTTTGGGGACAGAAGCGGCTGTGGCTGAGAGTGGTGGACTATACCTAGCTTTGGTTGGTGGGACAATCGTCCTCTTGGGCTTGATGACTAGTTTGGGTGCCTTGATTCGCGCCACCCATAATCCGCGCCTTCCCCTTTATGTGAGTCTTTTATCCAATGCCTTGAATATTGTCTTTTCAAGTATCGCTATTTTCATCCTTGATATGGGGATAGCTGGTGTTGCTTGGGGGACCATCCTATCTCGTTTAATCGGGGTTGTGATTTTGTGGTCACAATTAAAACTTCCATATACGAGACCAAGCTTTGGACTGGACAAAGACTTACTGACTTTGGCTTTACCTGCAGCGGGAGAGCGTCTCATGATGCGAGCTGGAGATGTGGTTATTATTGCCTTGGTTGTTTCTTTCGGAACTGAGGCAGTCGCAGGAAATGCAATTGGTGAAGTCTTGACTCAGTTTAACTATATGCCAGCCTTTGGTGTCGCTACAGCAACAGTCATGCAGATAGCTCGAGCAGTTGGGGAAAATGATTGGGCAAGGGTAGACAAGCTCAGTAAGCAAACTTTTTGGCTATCCCTCTTTCTTATGTTGCCTCTAACACTTGCTATCTATGCTCTCGGAACGCCCCTAAGTCACCTCTACACTAGTGATCCTGTGGCCATTAAAGCCAGTGTTTTGGTGACGCTGTTCTCACTACTAGGAACTCCTATGACGACGGGGACAGTCATTTATACAGCTGTCTGGCAAGGGTTGGGAAATGCACGCCTCCCCTTTTATGCGACAAGTATCGGGATGTGGTGTATCCGTATCGGAACAGGGTATCTGATGGGAATTGTTCTTGGTTGGGGCTTGCCTGGTATTTGGGCAGGAACGCTTTTGGATAATGGTTTTCGCTGGTTCTTCCTGCGCTATCGTTATAAGCAATATATCTCTTTGAAAGGATGA
- the thrC gene encoding threonine synthase codes for MTLVYQSTRDAKNTVTASQAILQGLATDGGLFTPVSYPKVDLDFETLKDASYQEVAKLVLSAFLDDFTAEELDYCITNAYDSKFDTPAIAPLVKLDGQYNLELFHGSTIAFKDMALSILPYFMTTAAKKHGLENKIVILTATSGDTGKAAMAGFADVPGTEIIVFYPKNGVSKVQELQMTTQTGDNTHVIAIDGNFDDAQTNVKHMFNDVALREKLAANKLQFSSANSMNIGRLVPQIVYYVYAYAQLVKTGEIKAGDKVNFTVPTGNFGNILAAFYAKQIGLPVGKLICASNDNNVLTDFFKTRVYDKKREFKVTTSPSMDILVSSNLERLIFHLLGNDAVKTAELMNALNTQGQYELTDFDAEILDLFAAEYATEAETAAEIKRVYESDSYIEDPHTAVASAVFKKYQAATGDATKTVIASTASPYKFPVVAVEAVTGQSGLSDFEALAQLHEISGVAVPPAVDGLETAPVRHKTTVAAAEMQTAVESYLGL; via the coding sequence ATGACATTAGTTTATCAATCAACGCGAGACGCAAAAAATACCGTAACAGCCAGCCAAGCGATTTTGCAAGGTTTGGCAACTGATGGAGGTTTGTTTACTCCAGTTAGCTATCCAAAGGTAGATTTGGATTTTGAAACATTAAAAGATGCTTCTTACCAAGAAGTGGCTAAGCTTGTCTTGTCAGCTTTCTTGGATGACTTTACAGCAGAGGAGTTGGACTACTGTATCACCAACGCCTATGACAGCAAGTTTGATACACCAGCTATTGCTCCTCTTGTCAAACTTGATGGCCAATACAACTTGGAACTTTTCCACGGTTCAACCATTGCCTTTAAAGATATGGCCTTGTCTATCTTGCCATACTTTATGACAACAGCTGCCAAGAAACATGGCTTGGAAAACAAGATTGTCATTTTGACAGCGACATCTGGGGACACTGGGAAAGCTGCCATGGCAGGATTTGCGGATGTTCCTGGAACTGAAATTATCGTCTTTTATCCAAAAAATGGTGTCAGCAAGGTACAAGAGTTGCAAATGACCACTCAAACTGGGGATAATACTCATGTCATCGCTATCGATGGAAACTTTGACGATGCTCAAACCAACGTCAAGCATATGTTCAACGATGTGGCTCTTCGTGAAAAATTGGCAGCTAACAAGTTGCAGTTTTCATCAGCTAACTCTATGAACATTGGCCGTTTGGTCCCACAAATTGTCTATTATGTGTATGCCTACGCTCAGCTTGTTAAAACTGGCGAGATTAAGGCTGGTGACAAGGTCAACTTCACCGTTCCGACAGGAAACTTTGGAAATATCTTGGCTGCCTTTTACGCTAAGCAAATCGGTCTACCAGTTGGTAAGTTGATCTGTGCTTCAAATGACAACAATGTTTTGACAGACTTCTTCAAAACTCGTGTTTATGACAAGAAGCGTGAGTTTAAGGTAACCACTAGTCCGTCTATGGATATCTTGGTATCTTCAAACTTGGAGCGTCTCATTTTCCACCTTTTGGGAAATGATGCGGTTAAGACAGCTGAACTCATGAACGCCTTGAACACTCAAGGTCAGTATGAATTGACAGACTTTGATGCAGAGATTCTTGACCTCTTTGCAGCAGAGTATGCGACAGAAGCGGAAACAGCAGCAGAAATTAAGCGTGTCTACGAGTCAGATTCTTACATTGAGGATCCTCATACAGCAGTTGCTTCAGCCGTATTTAAAAAATACCAAGCAGCGACAGGTGATGCGACTAAGACTGTGATTGCGTCAACAGCTAGTCCATACAAATTCCCAGTCGTTGCTGTGGAAGCTGTAACTGGACAATCAGGTCTTAGCGACTTCGAAGCCTTGGCTCAATTACATGAAATCTCAGGAGTAGCAGTGCCACCAGCAGTGGATGGGCTTGAAACAGCTCCAGTTCGTCACAAGACAACTGTTGCAGCAGCAGAGATGCAGACTGCAGTAGAATCTTATCTAGGACTTTAA